A segment of the Anaerolineales bacterium genome:
TCGGACATCAGCTGCTCGATGACGCCCTTCAGGTCGAAAAAGTCCAACGTGCCCGGATCCCCCGGCTGCCAACCCGGCAGGGCGCGCCGGCCGGTCATCACAACCGCCAGCCGCATCACCTCTTCGGGCAGGGGCTGCCCGTTGGAGGGCAGGAAGACCGGTCCGATCTCAAACAGCGTGATCCGTTCGCGCAGGCGTGCGTTGCGCTCGATCGCCTCCATCAAGCCCGGCAGGATCTGTCGGCGCAGGACGGTGCGATCGGCCGCGATCGGATTGGCCAGGTGCACGTAGGCAGGCTCCTCTCCAGTTGGAGCCAGCCGCAGCCGCGCCTCGCGCTCGGGGGAGGTCAACCGGTAGGTGACCGCTTCCTGCAGTCCCAGGCGGGCCATCGTCTGGCGCAGCCGTTCTTCGCCTTCGATGTCGGGAGCGCCTCGCTGCGCCGGGAGCCGATCGCGGATCAGTGTCTCCGGGATGCGATCGTACCCAACCATCCGCCCGATCTCTTCCATTAGATCCGCCAGGCCGACAACCCCGCTGCCGATGTCCAACCGGTGGTCGGGAGGGTGGACGGCGACGGCCCCGGTCTCGAGGCGGACCTCGAACTCGAGCCGCTCGAGGAGGTCGGCGATCTCGGACGCCGAGAGCCGGATCCCGAGCCAGCGCTCCACGTCAGCCGGGGTCACGCGCACCGGCTCAGCCTGGACCGGGCGCGGGTAGGAGTCCACGAGGCCCTGGGCCACAATCCCACCGGTCCAGCGGCGCATCCATTCCAGGCCGCGCAGCACGCCGCGTTCGGCCATCGCCGGATGGACCCCCCGCGAGAACCGGTAGCCGGCTTCCGAACTGACCTTCTGCGAGGCCAGTGTCCTCCGGATATTGATGAACTCCCAGCACGCTCCCTCCAGCAGCACCCGCCGGGTCTCCGGGCTGACCTCCGACTCACTGCCGCCCATTACCCCGGCGATCGAGAGCGGCCCGGCGATGTCGGCGACCAAGACCGTGAAGTCCTCCAGCCGACGAGCCTCGCCGTCCAGCGTGCGCAGCAGTTCACCGGCCTGGGCCCGCCGGATGTGAATCTCCGGTGGCCCGCCCCCTGACCGAGCCAGCAGAACGTCGTAGTCAAAGGCGTGTAGCGGCTGCCCGAGCTCCAGCATGACGTAGTTCGTCCCGTCGACGATGGCATTGATCGGCCGCATGCCCGCTAGACGCAGCCGCCGCTGTACCCAGAACGGGCTGGGCCTGGGCTCAACGCCCTCAATTAGCCCCAGCACGAAACGCGGATTGAGATCCGGTTCTCGGATGTCGAGGCTGCATCGACCGGCGATCGGAGCGCCGGTCCAGGCGACCTCGTAGGACGGCTGCTTGAGCGGTTTTCCCGTGAGGGCAGCCACCTCGCGGGCGACTCCCAGGATGCTGGCGTTGCGCGCCATGTTGGGCGTGATGGCGATATCCAGCACGGCGTCGCCCATGTACTCGACTAGCGGCATGCCTGTCGGCGCGTCGGCGTCCAGGAAGATGATGCCTTCGTGGTCCTCCGAAATCCCCAGCTCCTTCTCGGAGCAGGCCATCGAGTACGAATCAACCCCGCGGATCTTGCTGCGCTTGAGTGTCATCAATTCCCAGCCGGATTTGTGTCCGTCGTACAGGCGCGCCCCTTCGCGGGCATAGGCCACCCGGATCGGTTCGGGCAGCGGTCCCTGACCTTTGAACGGGAACAGGTTGGGGGCGCCGGTCAGCACGGTGTGCTCCCGCTCCCCGTCCAGAAGACGGCACAGCACCAGCCGATCGGCGTTAGGGTGGGGCATGACTTCCAGGATGGCACCGACCACAATCGTCGCCGGGTCCCAGGCCAGGCCGCTGATCTTGGTTCCGGGTCGGGATTCCGCCGCGGGCAGCGGAAGCCCGGCAAATCGGATCTCCTCGACCTCGAGGCCGGCGAGGGTCAGGCGCTGCGCCAGCACCTCGATGGGCAGGTCGATGTCGACAAAGTCCTTGAGCCAGGATATCGGTACCTTCACGCCAACGCCTCCTTCAGCCGCCTGCGCCGGGTCCGGGCGAGGGATCTCCGGGGTCACTGCTCCCGCCCGCCGGCGGGCGCGCCGCCCGTTCAAGGTCCTCATTCAGACCATGCAGCACACGCAGGATCTCCTGGC
Coding sequences within it:
- the pheT gene encoding phenylalanine--tRNA ligase subunit beta, with protein sequence MKVPISWLKDFVDIDLPIEVLAQRLTLAGLEVEEIRFAGLPLPAAESRPGTKISGLAWDPATIVVGAILEVMPHPNADRLVLCRLLDGEREHTVLTGAPNLFPFKGQGPLPEPIRVAYAREGARLYDGHKSGWELMTLKRSKIRGVDSYSMACSEKELGISEDHEGIIFLDADAPTGMPLVEYMGDAVLDIAITPNMARNASILGVAREVAALTGKPLKQPSYEVAWTGAPIAGRCSLDIREPDLNPRFVLGLIEGVEPRPSPFWVQRRLRLAGMRPINAIVDGTNYVMLELGQPLHAFDYDVLLARSGGGPPEIHIRRAQAGELLRTLDGEARRLEDFTVLVADIAGPLSIAGVMGGSESEVSPETRRVLLEGACWEFINIRRTLASQKVSSEAGYRFSRGVHPAMAERGVLRGLEWMRRWTGGIVAQGLVDSYPRPVQAEPVRVTPADVERWLGIRLSASEIADLLERLEFEVRLETGAVAVHPPDHRLDIGSGVVGLADLMEEIGRMVGYDRIPETLIRDRLPAQRGAPDIEGEERLRQTMARLGLQEAVTYRLTSPEREARLRLAPTGEEPAYVHLANPIAADRTVLRRQILPGLMEAIERNARLRERITLFEIGPVFLPSNGQPLPEEVMRLAVVMTGRRALPGWQPGDPGTLDFFDLKGVIEQLMSELHVQAPTFQPAQVEPYLPGKCAALAVGEAVVGWMGELHPIFMQRYALAGSPVLAAEFDLPGVLDAMQLRQDLVPVSAFPPVLEDLAVVVDDSLPAARVEGVIRTAAGSLLEGIQLFDVYQGEQIGAGQKSLAYSLVYRSGQRTLTDEEVRGVRQRIVQALREELGASLRQ